A genomic region of Metopolophium dirhodum isolate CAU chromosome 1, ASM1992520v1, whole genome shotgun sequence contains the following coding sequences:
- the LOC132935182 gene encoding protein pellino, with protein MVKRSDATDSKKNNSKHENAIKYGELIILGYNGQLTAGDKRRRRSKFVLWKRDVANGIRRSNHYVVPSPQNSHAVLDKNQHSISYTLSRTEAVIVEYVNDEATDMFQVGRSSDSPIDFVVMDTNAEKNAAAVNNVPIVDSKKTAAASTISRFACRIICDRDNTNIARLYAAGFDSSRNIFLGEKATKWKDGEEIDALTTNGVLVMHPSGKFHKGNTEPGIWLEVSVCGKLFSLRGSRSAQLKGDMIDNSDNILTDGTLIDLCGATLLWRSAEGLSLSPSREYLKKLIERTNRERPTCPVGLYTLVFPHHSEDHAAAVASSELADIKQQPYAYLQCGHVQGRHAWGLNKDSNSRTCPMCLKVGGIAKLSMGIEASFYVQDKEKPDLYAFNPCGHVATEKTVKFWSNVGIPYGTNGFEAFCPFCAKLLEGYPGYVKLIFN; from the exons ATGGTTAAAAG ATCTGATGCAActgattcaaaaaaaaataactccaAACATGAAAATGCAATCAAATATGGCGAACTTATAATTCTTGG CTATAATGGCCAACTAACTGCGGGTGACAAAAGAAGGCGGCgcagtaaatttgttttatggaAGAGAGATGTAGCCAATGGAATTCGAAGATCTAATCATTATGTTGTGCCCAGTCCTCAAAATTCACAT gcgGTGCTAGACAAGAACCAGCACTCCATATCGTACACACTGTCTCGGACCGAGGCAGTGATAGTAGAGTATGTAAATGACGAGGCAACTGACATGTTTCAG GTTGGCCGTTCATCAGATTCCCCAATAGATTTTGTAGTGATGGACACAAATGCGGAAAAGAATGCTGCAGCTGTTAACAATGTACCTATTGTTGATAGTAAAAAGACAGCTGCAGCAAGTACAATATCTAGATTTGCTTGCCGCATAATTTGTGACCGCGACAATACCAATATAGCTCGTTTATATGCGGCAGGATTCGATTCttctagaaatatatttttaggg gaaaaagCAACTAAATGGAAAGACGGTGAAGAAATTGATGCACTTACTACAAACGGAGTATTGGTTATGCATCCAAGTGGAAAGTTCCACAAAGGAAATACGGAACCAGGTATCTGGTTAGAGGTTTCAGTGTgtggtaaattattttctttgcgTGGTTCTCGATCTGCTCAACTTAAAGGTGATATG attgatAATTCAGACAATATTCTTACTGATGGAACATTGATCGATTTATGTGGTGCAACCTTGCTTTGGAGGTCAGCGGAAGGACTCAGCTTATCTcct agTAGAGAATACTTGAAAAAGCTGATTGAAAGGACAAATCGTGAACGACCTACATGTCCTGTTGGTCTGTACACATTAGTGTTTCCTCATCATTCGGAAGACCATGCTGCTGCAGTAGCATCTTCAGAACTTGCAGATATAAAGCAACAGCCATATGCTTACTTGCAATGTGGTCATGTCCAAGGTCGTCATGCATGGGGATTAAATAAAGACTCAAATAGTAGAACATGCCCAATGTGTTTAAAA gtcGGCGGTATAGCCAAGTTGAGTATGGGCATAGAGGCTTCATTTTATGTACAGGATAAGGAAAAACCAGATTTATATGCCTTTAACCCATGTGGTCACGTGGCTACAGAAAAAACGGTCAA attttggtcTAATGTAGGGATACCTTATGGAACCAATGGGTTTGAGGCATTTTGTCCTTTTTGCGCTAAACTACTTGAAGGCTACCCgggatatgttaaattaatttttaactaa